The genomic DNA CTCCTCTGAGATGAGGTCACCAGGCCTTCACCTACCCAAGAACAGGGAGTTGAGGAAGGGGCCTCCTGTCATTCCAATTTCATAAGCTCCACATCAAAAATTAGCGTGGCATTTGGGGGGATGATGCCTGGGTGGCCAGTAGAACCATAGGCGTAATCTGGAGAGATGATCATCTTTGCTCTCTGCCCAACACTCATCTGTGGAAAGACACAGAACAAAGTCAGACGAATGCAAAAACTCCAAAACAGGCAAAGGCACCTCGACAGCGCAAAGCATGTTCTAGCCAGGGCAGCTACCCACAGGGCAGCGCCCGATGTTAGCACGCGGGCATTCTGCCCACCGCACAGAGGAGACATCATTCAGGGAACAGACAACAGAACAATGACCACGGTCAGGCTGCTCGTGTGCTCAGACCACTGCCCGTCACGCTGACaaagtctcattgtttccttgtattcccctgtCTGTAGCTATCTGTTATCTTGTCTTAGACTttggctgtaagctctttggggagagGCCGCCGTTTGTTCAGGGTTCGTACGGCGCTAGCACATGGACCAGCATCTCTTCATGACTATGGCTCCCAGGCACTAGGGTAACacagataattaataataattagccCTTGCAATGcagcccatcctcctcctcaggtTATTCCTGAAGACAAAGAGGGAGAAGAAATCACTTATCTCCTGTACGTGCTCAGATTCCATCCTGCTCCTACTGATGGATCTAGGTGGTGACTGTGTGGGAACTAATTCCATTTAGACTAGATTACAGACGAACACGCGAATCACCTCACTCAGAATGAATGCACCCATGATTCTTGTGAGAAGAGAATACGTTAGCTATGTGCACTAACCTTTCTGCCCACGGTACTTCAGCACCATGGCAGATGCTCCTTTCTCTGGTTAGTCAAAGACCCGCAGCCTCAGCTAGTTTAAGTTTGATGCCAGGCTCCACAGTTCTGCAGAGGATTGGCATAAACCATGGAAGAGATATGCACCTGTATCCAAGTTCCTGACCCAACCAGCATTACAGCAGACAGCTGTTCTGCTCTGATCAGGGGCTGGGTTACAGGCATGCTGAATGGGACGTCAACCAAAGACACGGGGACTCGCACATGTGCTGTGCGGACAAAGGCAGCTAACGAAGCCTCCTGTGCCACCCACTCTGAGCGGAGACAGCTCAGCGTTCCACCCACGAGCACTCTGCAAAGCGCAGCGGAAAGCCAGGAATAAGAGAAGAATGAGACTGGGGGGAAATCTCGGACTTGGCTTCGATTCCTCCTGTCACCCCTGCCTAGACATGGACATGTTAGGACAACAGCCACAAGGGCACGCCCGTTGCCTAGTGATGGTTAGTCCTCCAAGCCACAAATGCCCTGGAAGCCCCACCCCAGCACACATTTCGCCCCCATCACTTCGGGTGGAAGGTACTTGGGGTGAGATTTTCCAGAGCACCCAAGCGAGTTAGGCACCCAGGTGCTAGtgaaagtccatgggagtttggtGCTTTAGAAAATACCATCATTCTTCTGGCTACATGTGCTGGGCCAGCCAGGTGGGGAaaggagagcagagcagagacAGTAACACTCGGCGGAAGGAGGAGATGACAAAAGAGCAGGGCAGACCGACACCCCCCGTTACAGAGACACAGAAGACTGACAGTGAAATGGATGCAAATCTGAGTGACACACCCTGGAACAGGAGCAAGGCCCAAGGCCCTGGGCACAGGGCATGCAGCAGGAGACACAGGAAGCCAGTGGGGAGTAGATAACAGGAAGTAGGAAGAGCATTTGAAAGAGGAAAGCGAAGGACACACACTGAAAATGGGCTACACGTCCTATTTTTAGATCCTGGTTAAGGCGATGCACTCAGGAGAGGAAGCAGAATAGAAGATGCCCTTCATATGAGCTGTGAGAAGGGGAGCTCACAGCCCATTTCCTCAGGATACTGGCCAGCTCTGTATTAGGCAGGGACTGCTACACACAAGGTGAAGTGTGAGCCCTGCACAGTCAGGAACGATGGGAAGTAAGTATCCACGTCCTACTGaaactgcagggtctcaaagggggcagggcagagcccaggaacccaactggaatttggccaggacaataCAGGTTGCACTCTCCCGCCTACAGCATGCCTTGGGCTCCATTTTCCAGGGACACATTTATTTACTAtctagcatctaggagccctcgtcatagaccagggccccactgtgctaggtgctgtacaaacacagaaccaaaagatggtctctgccccacagagttgacaatctaagtataagcTGAGACGCCAGATGGATACAGACATACAGGGGAGCCCCAAGGAAAACAGTGAGGCACTATAGGTCAGCATGACAGGCGATGGTCTGAGAacaccagcagccagccactgtCCCGTTTTTTGTAGGCACCATAGCaaagaagagttttaaggagagatcTGATGGTGGACAGtgattttgcagatgtttacagggagctcttcCCAAGCAggaggggcagcctgggagaTGGTAGCCCCACTTTGGGTCTGTCATCTGAGAGACTGTGCTGGGACGTTGGGTCAGTGCAGATTCAGCAGGAGAGATGGTACCTACTGAGTCACTGACACCCTGTAGGTGTCCCACTGAAGGGCTTGGCAGGCCCAACCCCACTGAGCTCATCAGATCCAGGAGGCGGTGAGGCAGAAGGTGACATTTACTCCCACACTTAAAATCCTGGATCGGGGAAAAGAAGAGAACAGCACATGCCGCAAGCATGAGTCTCTCCCACGTCTCTGATCCTCAGCTGCTCATCTCCAAACTGCCCTCGCAACAGACAGAGGGACACAGCAACACACCTGCGCAACCCCTTCTTCCCAGCCGCGGATCACCTCCTGCTTGCCCATCACAAACTTGAATGGCTTGTTCCTGTCGCGGGAGGAATCAAACTTTTTCCCATCCTCCAGCATACCTGAAAAGAGAAGCAATACGTCAAACACGCAGCATGGAAAAGACCCCACGCCGCATCAGACCCTGGTGCAGTCTGACCAC from Malaclemys terrapin pileata isolate rMalTer1 chromosome 12, rMalTer1.hap1, whole genome shotgun sequence includes the following:
- the FKBP1A gene encoding peptidyl-prolyl cis-trans isomerase FKBP1A isoform X1, whose protein sequence is MAHQLSQPAALGSRISAVAVKRGSGRCQLSFGMLEDGKKFDSSRDRNKPFKFVMGKQEVIRGWEEGVAQMSVGQRAKMIISPDYAYGSTGHPGIIPPNATLIFDVELMKLE
- the FKBP1A gene encoding peptidyl-prolyl cis-trans isomerase FKBP1A isoform X2 encodes the protein MGVHVETIAPGDGRTFPKRGQTCVVHYTGMLEDGKKFDSSRDRNKPFKFVMGKQEVIRGWEEGVAQMSVGQRAKMIISPDYAYGSTGHPGIIPPNATLIFDVELMKLE